In one Vulgatibacter incomptus genomic region, the following are encoded:
- a CDS encoding TolC family protein, with product MKRAGRTFVILAFSLSGPAHVQASSLIEARSCTDLARPMTLEEARSEARAHAPETAELEARVRGAEILLEDASRRLRHDPSLSIDFSPASAAGTSAGYSATVGARFPIDVSGSWSSRKGSAEADLERTRYDREDALRALDEAVDVAFAQLAAAQRAVTSAKRVSALFELAVDAERQRFEVGQGNRIDLDAAEIDAADARAGLEQARGAVETTRVALARLMACGLEPYLEVEDPDEPSNAPDENEPDAVIERDPRVRAAEAEAHAMELAVRMNERLMWPVPTVGVDFITRRSDIPEGSFHGPSSAGLSAAWPEKEVVLSLGVPIPIFEGAREPRAQARAASLGASARVAIVRSNVRAELQQAWAAYMAAANAHRELVPTAAIISRDFELLGRAVESGAMDAVARGVALRRLEAATRRLDLAVLELRVARASWLRQSRSR from the coding sequence ATGAAACGGGCCGGCCGCACCTTCGTAATCCTCGCGTTCTCCCTCAGTGGGCCGGCCCATGTTCAGGCGTCCAGCCTCATCGAGGCCCGATCCTGCACGGACCTGGCGAGACCGATGACGCTGGAGGAGGCCAGGTCCGAAGCTCGCGCCCACGCGCCAGAGACCGCGGAGCTCGAGGCCCGCGTTCGCGGCGCAGAGATTCTGCTCGAGGATGCGAGCCGTCGGCTGCGGCACGATCCGTCGCTCTCAATCGATTTCTCGCCTGCGTCCGCCGCTGGAACGTCGGCGGGATATTCCGCCACCGTCGGCGCCCGGTTTCCGATCGATGTCTCGGGCTCGTGGTCATCGCGCAAGGGCTCGGCGGAGGCCGACCTGGAGCGCACGAGGTACGACCGGGAGGACGCGCTCCGCGCCCTGGACGAAGCGGTGGACGTCGCCTTCGCCCAGCTCGCGGCTGCCCAGCGCGCCGTGACCTCTGCCAAGCGTGTGTCCGCCCTCTTCGAGCTCGCGGTGGACGCCGAGAGACAGCGGTTCGAAGTCGGTCAGGGCAATCGGATCGACCTCGACGCGGCGGAGATCGACGCAGCAGACGCCCGCGCCGGACTGGAGCAGGCCAGAGGCGCGGTCGAGACGACCCGGGTCGCCCTGGCTAGGCTGATGGCCTGCGGGCTGGAGCCCTACCTGGAGGTCGAGGATCCGGACGAGCCTTCGAACGCCCCCGACGAGAACGAACCGGATGCCGTGATCGAGCGCGACCCCAGGGTACGCGCCGCGGAGGCCGAGGCGCACGCGATGGAGCTGGCCGTCCGGATGAACGAGCGCCTGATGTGGCCCGTGCCGACGGTGGGCGTGGACTTCATCACCAGGCGGTCCGACATTCCCGAGGGCTCGTTCCACGGTCCTTCGTCTGCAGGCCTGAGCGCCGCGTGGCCGGAGAAGGAGGTGGTCCTCTCGCTGGGTGTGCCGATCCCGATCTTCGAGGGCGCCCGCGAGCCTCGTGCGCAGGCACGAGCCGCATCGCTGGGCGCATCGGCCCGTGTTGCGATCGTCCGTTCCAACGTCCGTGCCGAGCTCCAGCAGGCGTGGGCCGCCTACATGGCGGCCGCAAACGCCCATCGAGAGCTCGTTCCGACCGCTGCGATCATCTCGCGGGACTTCGAGCTACTCGGTCGCGCGGTGGAGAGCGGCGCGATGGACGCCGTCGCTCGAGGCGTGGCCCTCCGCAGGCTGGAGGCCGCGACGAGGCGCCTCGATCTCGCGGTGCTCGAACTGCGGGTGGCACGCGCGTCGTGGCTCCGCCAATCGCGTTCCCGATAG
- a CDS encoding efflux RND transporter permease subunit has translation MDRLFDGLIAWSIRHRLIVVLVAGALFCCGIAVSARAPWDVLPEFLPPQVVVQTEAPGMSTLELEELVTRPLERALLGTPSLDSMRSSSGPGLSVITLTFDEAVDVYRARQLVTERLELARAQLPLSVGLPRLAPVTAALNALLKVSISLPEDASEQELRDLRAFGDWVVRPRLLGIPGVAHVGIHGGAVERIEVQPNLARLHARGVSIQDLALALRDAQAPAGAGFTTSGDARLEVVTDTHLPLARALTDLGDVVVVSPDGVPVRVGDVADVVMATVPKVGAAIHDGRPSLYLQVNKLPGTDTLELTRRVEAALDELAAAAPARARFEAPVSRQADFVRTSVRSVVHAMLLGGVLVVAVLIAFLRSKTLAAISLTAIPLSLVAALTVLVLRGETINGMILGGLAIAVGEVVDDAIVDVENVWRRLRENALRIEPRPALDVIRDASKEIRGSVVYATVIVCVVLLPVIFLGGIAGRIFSPLAQSYVLAIAASLLVALTVTPAMCGLLLPRVAATEANPTRLATWLLLRYRLLLGKAVGHPRIVFGSAATAVVAAVLTWSSLGGRFLPEFHERTVIAHVHAAPGASLEAAEAIARAIDRNARPDAAEHVATRIGRAELDDDGAPVHSMELDLGLPSGESRDHAIEELEARLDAIPGIGFVVEGFLSERIHEVLAGETAPIVVKAIGPELGELRALGGQIASVMQTIPELGPVRVEPQLDLPQLLVVPDRARLLTSGIRPAEVADAVVDWRHGRTVTQVFDPSGRIVDVALAGPPDFRERGALRDIPIATRLAGVLPLEALASIREVPAPFEVRRDGGERRVAITASPPGSALSTTAARLSRELEQRVRLPPGYRIEIGGEAVARQEAAGRLALVGGLVLAGIVVFLASAFGSLRDAGIVLLNLPLGLVGGVLASTLIPDGLSVAAFIGFVTLFGISARNGILLVTHKRHLELALPDVDAVARILRAAEERLLPVVMTAATAGLGLLPLALSIGRAGSELEAPMALIVCGGLVTATSLNLIVLPTVYVWLESRRTRRLAGGPG, from the coding sequence GTGGATCGCCTCTTCGACGGCCTGATCGCGTGGTCGATCCGCCATCGGCTCATCGTCGTCCTCGTCGCAGGCGCCCTCTTCTGCTGCGGCATCGCGGTCAGTGCGCGCGCGCCGTGGGACGTGCTCCCGGAGTTTCTGCCACCCCAGGTCGTGGTCCAGACCGAAGCCCCGGGCATGAGCACGTTGGAGCTGGAAGAGCTGGTGACACGCCCGTTGGAGCGGGCGCTCCTCGGCACGCCCTCGCTGGATTCCATGCGCTCGTCCAGCGGCCCGGGCCTCTCCGTGATCACGCTCACCTTCGACGAGGCCGTCGACGTCTACCGCGCCAGGCAGCTCGTGACCGAGAGGCTCGAGCTCGCGCGAGCCCAACTGCCGCTGTCGGTTGGACTCCCACGCCTCGCGCCCGTAACAGCGGCCCTCAACGCGCTCCTCAAGGTTTCGATCTCCCTCCCGGAAGATGCGTCCGAACAGGAGCTTCGGGACCTGCGCGCCTTTGGCGACTGGGTCGTGAGACCTCGCCTCCTCGGGATCCCGGGGGTGGCCCATGTCGGCATCCACGGCGGCGCGGTGGAGCGGATCGAGGTCCAGCCCAATCTGGCCAGGCTCCATGCCCGCGGGGTCTCCATCCAGGACCTGGCGCTGGCCCTGAGAGACGCCCAGGCGCCTGCCGGCGCCGGCTTCACCACCAGTGGGGACGCACGTCTCGAGGTCGTCACCGATACGCACCTTCCCCTCGCTCGTGCCCTCACCGACCTCGGCGACGTGGTGGTGGTGTCGCCTGACGGCGTGCCCGTCCGCGTCGGCGACGTGGCCGACGTGGTCATGGCCACCGTCCCGAAGGTAGGCGCGGCGATCCACGACGGGCGTCCCTCGCTCTACCTCCAGGTCAACAAGCTCCCGGGAACGGACACCCTCGAGCTGACCCGGCGGGTCGAAGCCGCGCTCGACGAGCTCGCGGCTGCCGCTCCAGCCCGCGCTCGCTTCGAGGCGCCGGTCTCGCGCCAGGCCGACTTCGTGCGGACCTCGGTCCGCAGCGTCGTCCACGCGATGCTCCTCGGCGGCGTCCTCGTGGTCGCGGTGCTGATCGCCTTCCTGCGGTCCAAGACCTTGGCGGCGATCAGCCTGACCGCGATCCCCTTGTCCCTCGTCGCCGCTCTCACGGTGCTCGTCCTCCGAGGGGAGACGATCAACGGGATGATCCTCGGCGGCCTCGCGATCGCCGTCGGCGAGGTCGTGGACGACGCCATCGTGGACGTCGAGAACGTCTGGCGCCGCCTGAGGGAGAACGCGCTCCGAATCGAGCCGAGGCCCGCCCTCGACGTGATCCGGGACGCATCGAAGGAGATCCGCGGCTCCGTGGTCTACGCCACGGTGATCGTCTGCGTCGTCCTCCTGCCGGTGATCTTCCTGGGAGGGATCGCGGGGCGGATCTTCTCGCCCTTGGCGCAATCCTATGTCCTCGCCATCGCGGCCTCACTCCTCGTCGCGCTGACGGTGACTCCGGCGATGTGCGGGCTCCTCCTCCCGCGCGTGGCAGCGACCGAGGCCAACCCGACCCGGCTCGCGACCTGGCTGCTGCTCCGGTACCGGCTCCTCCTCGGGAAGGCCGTCGGGCATCCCCGGATCGTGTTCGGCTCGGCTGCGACAGCGGTGGTCGCCGCAGTTTTGACCTGGTCCTCGCTCGGAGGCCGCTTCCTCCCGGAGTTCCACGAGCGCACGGTGATCGCGCACGTTCACGCCGCTCCGGGAGCGTCGCTCGAGGCGGCGGAGGCGATCGCGCGGGCCATCGATCGGAACGCCCGGCCCGACGCTGCGGAGCACGTCGCGACGCGAATCGGCCGCGCCGAGCTCGACGACGACGGCGCCCCGGTTCACAGCATGGAGCTCGATCTCGGGCTGCCCAGCGGCGAGAGCAGGGATCATGCGATCGAAGAGCTCGAGGCCAGGCTCGACGCCATTCCCGGGATCGGCTTCGTCGTCGAAGGGTTCCTCTCGGAGAGGATCCACGAGGTCCTTGCAGGCGAGACCGCGCCGATCGTCGTCAAGGCCATCGGTCCCGAGCTGGGCGAGCTTCGCGCCCTCGGAGGGCAGATCGCCTCGGTGATGCAGACGATTCCGGAGCTCGGCCCGGTTCGCGTCGAGCCCCAGCTCGATCTCCCACAGCTCCTCGTCGTTCCCGACCGCGCGAGGCTCCTGACCTCGGGGATCCGACCTGCCGAGGTCGCCGACGCCGTGGTCGACTGGCGACATGGGCGGACCGTCACCCAGGTCTTCGATCCCTCGGGACGCATCGTCGACGTCGCCCTCGCCGGTCCTCCCGATTTTCGCGAGCGCGGAGCGCTGCGTGACATTCCGATCGCGACCCGTCTCGCTGGCGTGCTTCCCCTCGAGGCCCTCGCCTCGATCCGGGAGGTCCCTGCTCCGTTCGAGGTGCGGCGCGACGGCGGCGAGCGGCGCGTCGCCATCACGGCGAGCCCGCCGGGGTCGGCGCTCTCGACGACGGCTGCCCGCCTCTCTCGCGAGCTCGAGCAGCGGGTTCGGCTACCCCCGGGCTACCGGATCGAGATCGGCGGCGAGGCCGTCGCCCGGCAAGAGGCGGCAGGGCGTCTCGCCCTGGTGGGCGGCCTGGTCCTCGCCGGGATCGTCGTGTTCCTCGCGTCTGCCTTCGGCTCTCTCCGGGACGCGGGGATCGTACTGCTCAACCTTCCCCTGGGGCTCGTGGGCGGCGTCCTCGCCTCGACGCTGATCCCGGACGGGCTCTCCGTAGCGGCGTTCATCGGCTTCGTAACCCTCTTCGGGATCAGCGCGCGCAACGGGATCCTCCTCGTGACCCACAAACGTCACCTCGAGCTGGCGCTGCCGGACGTCGACGCCGTCGCGAGGATCCTCCGCGCGGCGGAGGAGCGGTTGCTTCCTGTGGTGATGACGGCGGCAACGGCGGGTCTCGGGCTGCTCCCTCTCGCCCTCTCGATCGGCCGCGCCGGCAGCGAGCTCGAGGCCCCGATGGCCCTGATCGTCTGTGGCGGCCTCGTCACGGCGACCTCGCTGAACCTGATCGTGCTGCCCACCGTCTACGTCTGGCTCGAGAGCCGGCGGACCCGACGGCTCGCGGGAGGCCCGGGATGA